In one window of Cupriavidus necator N-1 DNA:
- a CDS encoding YidB family protein, with translation MGLLDSVLGGVLGQLGGARGEAGDTGGGLDPKLMMALGLLATLAMRGRGQAGGGAGDAPAADDGLGGLGSLGGLLGGMLGGGGAGAAPGGATGGLDLGSLLGGLLGGQGGAPANSQALGAAAGGIGALQQILAQAGLGEQVNSWIGSGANQPVTPSALSSALGDTGALESLAQTTGMSQDDVAAQLSEGLPELIDRLTPHGHLPAQE, from the coding sequence ATGGGACTACTCGATAGCGTGCTGGGCGGTGTGCTCGGACAACTCGGCGGCGCGCGCGGCGAGGCTGGCGATACCGGCGGCGGGCTCGACCCCAAGCTGATGATGGCGCTCGGCCTGCTGGCAACGCTGGCCATGCGCGGCCGCGGGCAAGCCGGCGGCGGCGCGGGCGATGCGCCGGCGGCCGATGATGGACTGGGTGGCCTGGGCAGCCTCGGCGGGCTGCTGGGCGGCATGCTCGGCGGCGGCGGTGCCGGCGCGGCGCCCGGCGGCGCCACCGGCGGCCTGGATCTTGGCTCGTTGCTCGGCGGCCTGCTTGGCGGCCAGGGTGGCGCGCCGGCCAACAGCCAGGCGCTGGGTGCGGCCGCCGGCGGCATCGGCGCGCTGCAGCAGATCCTGGCGCAGGCCGGGCTGGGCGAGCAGGTGAACTCGTGGATCGGCAGCGGCGCCAACCAGCCGGTCACGCCGTCGGCGCTGAGCAGCGCGCTGGGCGACACCGGCGCGCTCGAATCGCTGGCACAGACCACCGGCATGTCGCAGGACGACGTGGCCGCGCAACTGAGCGAAGGGCTGCCGGAGCTGATCGACCGGCTCACGCCACATGGGCATCTGCCGGCGCAGGAGTAA
- a CDS encoding barstar family protein, with product MMTDIFGLGDALAAREERGAGDGWQRAQQQAQNLYDNVLMMPSQELMQKLPPATAPVAMPAGPGWNDGTSEGAMNLFKTVRPNIVQSIRAFRVPELAQAAADLGQHFLYANCAHCASKAEILETIATSFTFPKHFGKNFDALADCLTDMIYKAGPQPGFVIVLEGLPIAQKFDKEGREVLLDVFRDAAEFWGERKVQFRVFYSFA from the coding sequence ATGATGACTGACATTTTCGGATTGGGCGACGCCCTTGCCGCCCGCGAAGAGCGCGGCGCCGGAGATGGCTGGCAGCGGGCTCAGCAGCAGGCCCAGAACCTATACGACAACGTGCTGATGATGCCGAGCCAGGAGCTCATGCAAAAACTCCCGCCCGCGACCGCGCCCGTGGCCATGCCCGCCGGTCCCGGTTGGAATGACGGCACCAGCGAGGGGGCCATGAATCTGTTCAAGACGGTGCGTCCGAACATCGTCCAGTCGATCCGCGCCTTCCGCGTGCCTGAGCTGGCCCAGGCGGCCGCCGATCTCGGGCAGCATTTCCTCTATGCCAATTGCGCCCATTGCGCGAGCAAGGCCGAGATCCTGGAAACCATCGCCACGTCGTTCACCTTCCCGAAGCACTTCGGCAAGAACTTCGACGCGCTGGCTGACTGCCTGACCGACATGATCTACAAGGCCGGCCCGCAGCCGGGCTTTGTGATCGTGCTGGAAGGCCTGCCGATTGCGCAGAAGTTCGACAAGGAAGGGCGCGAGGTGCTGCTCGACGTATTCCGCGACGCCGCCGAGTTCTGGGGCGAGCGCAAGGTGCAGTTCCGGGTGTTTTATTCGTTCGCCTGA
- a CDS encoding ribonuclease domain-containing protein, which yields MLARSMTGAALVLALAQPTLARQVQTEGMGTIAVQQLPNDARQTLERIEAGGPFLYDKDGSRFGNYERILPQRERGYYREYTVKSARSRNRGAKRIVCGGEQRAANDCYYTEDHYNSFKRILK from the coding sequence ATGCTGGCCCGGTCCATGACCGGCGCGGCGCTGGTGCTGGCCCTGGCGCAGCCGACACTGGCGCGGCAGGTGCAGACCGAAGGGATGGGAACCATTGCAGTGCAGCAGTTGCCCAACGATGCACGGCAGACCCTGGAGCGCATCGAAGCCGGCGGCCCGTTCCTGTATGACAAGGACGGATCGAGATTCGGCAATTACGAGCGCATCCTGCCGCAACGTGAACGCGGGTATTACCGCGAATACACGGTCAAGAGCGCCAGGAGCCGGAACCGGGGAGCCAAGCGGATCGTCTGCGGCGGGGAACAACGCGCTGCCAACGATTGTTACTACACGGAAGATCACTACAACAGCTTCAAACGGATACTCAAATGA